From a single Candidatus Defluviilinea gracilis genomic region:
- a CDS encoding O-acetylhomoserine aminocarboxypropyltransferase/cysteine synthase → MSTVVERQYGFSTRQLHAGYSPDPTTGSRAVPLYQTTSYQFKNTEHAANLFALKELGNIYTRLMNPTTDVLEQRIASLEGGVAALAASSGHAAQAQAIFTLLSAGDHIVSSSHLYGGTYNQFAYTLPKLGIEVTFVDPTDPKNFEAAIKPNTKVIYGETLGNPDIAVFPFEEVAEIAKKHHLVLLIDNTFATPYLFRPFEWGAHIVTHSTTKFITGNGTTIGGVIVDGGNYDWSNGKFENFNTPDPSYHGLVYSSLTGAGLPPFAIKARVHVLRDIGACQAPFNAWQTIQGLETLSLRMERHVQNAQAVAEYLEKHPKVSWVTYPGLKSHPDYARAKKYLPKGAGAILGFGIQGGLEAGRKFIDSLQLFSHLANVGDARSLAIHPASTTHSQLNEEQQLGAGVKPDFVRLSVGLEDIDDILWDLEQALN, encoded by the coding sequence ATGTCCACAGTCGTCGAACGTCAATATGGTTTTAGCACGCGTCAGTTGCACGCCGGGTATTCGCCCGACCCAACCACCGGGAGCCGCGCCGTGCCGTTGTACCAGACAACAAGCTATCAGTTCAAGAACACCGAACACGCCGCGAATCTGTTCGCGCTCAAGGAGTTGGGGAACATCTACACCCGCTTGATGAACCCAACCACCGACGTGCTGGAACAGCGTATCGCTTCGCTCGAAGGCGGCGTGGCGGCTCTTGCCGCAAGTTCGGGTCATGCGGCGCAAGCGCAAGCTATTTTCACTTTGCTGAGCGCTGGCGACCATATCGTTTCTTCATCGCACTTGTATGGCGGCACATACAACCAGTTTGCGTATACCCTGCCGAAGCTGGGAATCGAAGTCACGTTCGTGGACCCAACCGACCCGAAGAATTTCGAGGCGGCGATCAAGCCGAACACCAAAGTGATCTACGGCGAAACGTTGGGGAATCCCGATATTGCCGTCTTCCCGTTTGAAGAAGTTGCTGAAATTGCCAAAAAACATCACCTCGTACTGCTGATCGACAACACCTTTGCCACACCGTATCTCTTCCGTCCGTTTGAGTGGGGCGCGCACATCGTTACCCACTCCACCACCAAGTTCATCACTGGCAACGGGACCACCATCGGCGGCGTCATCGTGGACGGCGGCAACTATGACTGGAGCAACGGCAAGTTTGAAAACTTCAACACGCCCGATCCTTCCTATCACGGCTTGGTGTATTCCAGTTTAACGGGCGCGGGCTTGCCTCCGTTCGCCATCAAAGCGCGGGTGCATGTGCTGCGCGACATTGGCGCGTGCCAGGCTCCGTTCAATGCATGGCAGACCATTCAAGGACTCGAAACGCTCAGTTTGCGCATGGAGCGTCACGTGCAGAACGCGCAAGCCGTTGCCGAATATTTGGAGAAGCATCCCAAGGTCTCGTGGGTCACCTACCCCGGACTCAAGAGCCATCCCGATTATGCGCGCGCGAAAAAATATTTACCGAAGGGCGCCGGCGCGATTTTGGGCTTCGGCATCCAGGGCGGTTTGGAAGCGGGCAGAAAGTTCATTGACAGCCTGCAATTGTTCAGCCATCTTGCCAATGTGGGCGATGCGCGCAGTCTCGCCATCCACCCCGCCTCGACCACCCACAGCCAACTGAATGAGGAACAACAACTCGGCGCGGGCGTGAAACCCGACTTCGTGCGCTTGAGTGTAGGTCTCGAAGATATTGACGATATCTTGTGGGATTTGGAGCAAGCGCTCAACTAA
- the metA gene encoding homoserine O-succinyltransferase, producing the protein MPVKIPATLPARATLEHENVFIMDEDRALRQDIRALRVAILNLMPTKIATETQLLRLLSNSALQVEITLLHTATHESKNTDAEHLLNHYVTFEEIKNEEFDGLIITGAPIEQMPFEDVDYWDELTQILDWAETNVESNFYICWGAQAALYHRYGIPKYDLPRKMFGVFEHRVLAPNESLLRGFDDLFLAPHSRHTEIRSEDIAQVSEIQILAQSEEAGVYIVGSKDGKHIFVTGHSEYDPLTLKGEYDRDVNKGLPIHVPKNYYPNDDPSQVPNVRWRGHANLLYSNWLNYYVYQNTAFDVER; encoded by the coding sequence ATGCCTGTAAAAATTCCCGCCACCCTTCCCGCCCGCGCCACGCTGGAACATGAAAACGTGTTCATCATGGACGAGGACCGCGCGCTCCGCCAGGATATCCGCGCCTTGCGCGTGGCGATCCTGAACCTGATGCCGACCAAGATCGCGACGGAAACTCAGTTACTGCGGCTGTTGTCCAACTCCGCGTTGCAAGTGGAGATCACTTTACTGCACACCGCCACGCATGAGTCGAAAAACACGGACGCCGAGCATCTGCTTAATCACTACGTAACGTTTGAGGAAATAAAAAACGAAGAGTTTGACGGGTTGATCATCACCGGCGCGCCGATCGAACAAATGCCGTTTGAAGATGTGGATTATTGGGATGAACTCACCCAAATTTTAGATTGGGCGGAGACAAACGTCGAATCCAACTTTTACATCTGCTGGGGAGCGCAAGCCGCGCTCTATCACCGCTATGGGATTCCGAAATATGATTTGCCGCGCAAAATGTTCGGCGTGTTCGAGCATCGCGTCTTGGCGCCCAATGAAAGTTTATTGCGCGGATTCGACGATCTTTTCCTCGCGCCGCATTCGCGCCACACGGAAATCCGCAGCGAAGATATTGCCCAAGTGAGCGAGATCCAAATTTTGGCGCAGTCGGAGGAGGCGGGGGTGTACATCGTCGGCTCGAAGGATGGAAAGCACATCTTCGTAACAGGTCACTCGGAATACGATCCGCTCACATTGAAAGGCGAGTATGACCGCGATGTGAACAAGGGTTTGCCGATCCACGTCCCTAAAAATTATTACCCCAATGACGACCCGTCTCAAGTTCCAAACGTGCGCTGGCGCGGTCATGCCAATTTGTTGTATTCAAACTGGCTGAACTATTACGTCTATCAAAACACGGCGTTTGACGTGGAGCGATAG
- a CDS encoding O-acetylhomoserine aminocarboxypropyltransferase/cysteine synthase, whose amino-acid sequence MKNIRTFGFSTRQLHAGYEADPATGSRAVPIYQTAAYDLQSTERAARLFALQEAGHIYTRISNPTTSVFEERIASLEGGIGAVETSSGHAAQATAILTICEAGDHIVAPSTLYGGTVTQFKYTFPKLGIQVTLVDPSDPENFRRAIQPNTKIIYGETISNPLVNIFPFEEAAAIAREFAIPLMIDNTFATPYLCRPFEWGADIVTHSTTKFIGGHGTAIGGAIVDKGNFDWKKSGRFKNFTEPDPSYHHVVYADDFGPAAFISKARAGILRDFGACQQPIASWWFLQGLETLSLRLEQHCKNAQRVAEFLEDHPKVKWVTYSGLPKHPDHQKAKKYLPIGSGAMLGFGIHGGKEAGARFIDKLQLLSHVANLGDAKSMAIHPASTTHSQLSAEEQLAAGVSPDFIRLSIGLEDIEDILWDIDQALK is encoded by the coding sequence ATGAAGAATATTCGCACATTCGGTTTTTCCACACGGCAGTTACACGCGGGCTACGAAGCCGACCCGGCGACCGGCAGCCGCGCCGTTCCGATCTATCAGACCGCCGCGTACGATCTGCAAAGCACGGAACGCGCCGCGCGGTTGTTCGCCTTGCAAGAAGCGGGTCACATTTACACGCGCATCTCCAACCCGACCACGAGCGTGTTTGAAGAACGGATTGCCAGTTTAGAGGGCGGCATCGGCGCCGTGGAGACCAGTTCGGGCCATGCCGCGCAAGCCACCGCCATTTTGACCATTTGCGAAGCGGGCGACCATATCGTCGCGCCGTCCACTTTATACGGCGGGACGGTCACACAGTTCAAATATACATTTCCCAAATTGGGCATCCAGGTCACGTTGGTTGACCCCAGCGACCCCGAAAATTTTCGGCGCGCCATTCAACCCAACACCAAAATTATTTACGGCGAGACCATTTCCAACCCGCTCGTCAATATCTTTCCGTTTGAAGAAGCCGCCGCCATCGCGCGCGAGTTTGCCATTCCCTTGATGATCGACAACACCTTTGCCACGCCGTATTTATGCCGCCCGTTCGAATGGGGCGCAGACATCGTCACCCACTCCACCACCAAATTCATCGGCGGGCATGGCACAGCCATCGGCGGCGCGATCGTGGACAAGGGAAATTTCGATTGGAAAAAAAGCGGGCGCTTCAAAAACTTTACCGAACCCGATCCTTCCTATCATCATGTAGTCTACGCCGACGACTTCGGTCCCGCCGCCTTCATCTCCAAAGCCCGCGCGGGCATCCTGCGCGATTTCGGCGCGTGTCAACAGCCCATCGCTTCCTGGTGGTTCCTGCAAGGATTGGAGACCCTCTCCCTGCGCTTGGAACAACACTGTAAAAACGCGCAACGCGTAGCGGAATTTTTAGAGGATCATCCAAAAGTTAAGTGGGTCACCTATTCAGGTTTACCAAAGCATCCCGATCATCAAAAGGCAAAAAAATATCTCCCCATAGGCTCGGGCGCCATGCTCGGCTTCGGCATTCACGGCGGCAAAGAAGCGGGCGCGCGTTTCATCGACAAGTTGCAACTGCTCAGCCACGTCGCCAATTTGGGAGACGCGAAATCCATGGCGATCCATCCCGCCAGCACCACCCACTCGCAACTTTCGGCAGAAGAACAGCTCGCCGCCGGCGTTAGCCCCGATTTTATCCGCCTGTCGATCGGTCTCGAAGATATCGAAGATATTCTTTGGGACATTGACCAGGCGCTCAAGTAG